A part of Pectobacterium cacticida genomic DNA contains:
- the ycjG gene encoding L-Ala-D/L-Glu epimerase → MRHMQIETVNLPLARPMATENGRRHAVTVIRVALEEKGFIGQGECTPVAQYGESAASVCHQLAVIQEAIETGLSIEQLQLHLSPGAARNALDCALWRLNAALEKQTLWQRVGIHPPQSMICAQTLALDSVDNMAAAASDAVSHGALLLKIKLDRELILEKVAAIRAAAPDARLIIDARASWSGLDLQSLSTALLPYQVAMIEQPLPVDKDEDLQRFAHPIPICADESCRHRGDIIGLRRRYDVINVKLDKCGGLTEALTMVREAQFHGLRIMVGCRLGSSMAMEAALPIAADAEHVDLDGPIWLAADSSPYLTYNLGRIWL, encoded by the coding sequence ATGCGGCATATGCAAATTGAAACCGTCAATCTGCCACTCGCCCGCCCTATGGCGACGGAGAACGGTAGGCGTCACGCGGTTACCGTTATTCGCGTCGCGTTAGAAGAGAAAGGATTTATTGGACAAGGTGAATGTACGCCGGTTGCCCAATATGGCGAGTCTGCCGCCAGCGTATGTCACCAGCTCGCGGTGATCCAAGAGGCGATAGAAACCGGCCTTAGCATCGAACAACTTCAACTGCATTTATCGCCGGGGGCCGCCAGAAATGCGTTGGACTGTGCGCTGTGGCGGTTGAACGCCGCCTTAGAAAAACAGACGCTGTGGCAACGCGTTGGGATCCATCCACCCCAATCCATGATCTGTGCGCAAACATTGGCGCTCGATAGCGTAGATAACATGGCGGCGGCGGCCTCCGACGCCGTTTCCCACGGCGCACTGCTGTTGAAAATCAAACTCGATCGCGAACTCATTCTGGAAAAAGTCGCCGCTATTCGTGCCGCCGCGCCCGACGCCAGATTAATTATTGATGCCAGAGCAAGCTGGAGCGGGCTGGATTTACAGAGTCTATCCACCGCGCTACTGCCTTACCAGGTCGCGATGATTGAGCAACCGCTGCCTGTCGATAAAGACGAGGATTTGCAGCGTTTCGCCCATCCGATTCCTATCTGCGCGGATGAAAGTTGTCGCCATCGCGGAGATATTATCGGGCTGCGTCGTCGTTACGACGTCATTAACGTCAAACTCGATAAATGCGGCGGGCTGACTGAGGCGTTGACCATGGTGCGTGAAGCGCAATTTCACGGCCTGCGTATCATGGTGGGGTGCAGGCTAGGCTCGTCGATGGCAATGGAAGCGGCTCTGCCGATCGCCGCCGATGCCGAGCATGTCGATCTCGATGGCCCGATTTGGCTGGCCGCCGACAGTTCGCCTTACCTCACTTATAACCTTGGACGAATTTGGCTATGA